The Haladaptatus cibarius D43 genome window below encodes:
- a CDS encoding sulfatase-like hydrolase/transferase: protein MGRHHRKRFRVARPGIVDGENGNVGCRPTVGVGVPMNVALVVLDTLRKDAFDAHFDWLPGQRFENAYSTSHWTIPAHASLFAGTYASELGVYAGAQLLDCKEPVLAESFRDSGYTTRAFSANVNVSRPFDFHRGFETFEGSWRLEALSENVFDWDGFIAETREQGPERYLYALQEVLTGDCDTVPSLKRGALLKLRDLGWGKATHDDGATEALQFVRKTDFGDDEFLFVNLMEAHTPYAPPEEYRTVEPPELNGLRATLEGPEANPETIRQAYDDSVRYLSAMYRAIFAELREEFDYIITLSDHGEVLGEYDAWEHLCGLYPEVTKVPLCIWERERDERSESRNNAVRKETVSLLDVHRTVLDMVGIDGESRGRSLLEGTQTAENDGETEFLAEYHGLTNRHRIALGRDGFDTEPLDGEMHALIAPDYYGWEALDGFHELGEIDKPRERIESLVDELDKRVIENDVAVSESVEAQLRDLGYA from the coding sequence GTGGGTCGTCACCACCGCAAACGATTCCGGGTCGCACGACCCGGAATCGTGGATGGAGAAAACGGAAACGTCGGTTGCCGACCGACTGTCGGCGTTGGGGTACCGATGAACGTCGCGCTCGTCGTCCTCGACACGCTCCGGAAGGACGCCTTCGACGCGCATTTCGACTGGCTTCCGGGACAGCGATTCGAGAACGCCTATTCAACCTCACACTGGACGATTCCGGCCCATGCCTCCCTGTTCGCCGGAACGTACGCCAGCGAACTGGGGGTGTACGCTGGGGCGCAACTGCTGGATTGTAAAGAGCCAGTTCTCGCGGAATCCTTCCGCGATTCGGGGTACACCACGCGGGCGTTCAGCGCGAACGTCAACGTCTCCCGACCGTTCGATTTTCACCGGGGATTCGAAACGTTCGAAGGGAGTTGGCGACTCGAAGCCCTCTCGGAGAACGTCTTCGATTGGGACGGGTTCATCGCCGAAACGAGGGAACAGGGGCCGGAACGCTATCTCTACGCCCTACAGGAGGTGCTGACCGGGGATTGTGATACGGTTCCCTCGCTCAAGCGCGGTGCACTGCTGAAACTCCGTGATTTGGGGTGGGGCAAAGCGACCCACGACGACGGCGCAACAGAGGCGCTTCAGTTCGTCCGCAAAACCGATTTCGGCGACGACGAATTTCTGTTCGTCAACCTGATGGAAGCCCACACGCCCTACGCCCCGCCGGAGGAGTATCGAACCGTGGAACCTCCGGAATTGAACGGATTACGGGCGACACTCGAAGGGCCGGAAGCGAATCCGGAAACGATTCGGCAGGCGTACGACGACAGCGTTCGGTACCTCTCTGCCATGTATCGCGCCATCTTCGCGGAACTGCGCGAGGAGTTCGACTACATCATCACGCTCTCCGACCACGGCGAGGTGTTGGGCGAGTACGACGCGTGGGAACATCTCTGTGGGCTGTATCCCGAAGTGACGAAGGTTCCACTCTGTATCTGGGAGCGGGAGCGAGATGAGCGGAGCGAATCTCGAAATAACGCTGTACGGAAAGAGACGGTTAGCCTGCTCGACGTTCATCGGACGGTGCTCGACATGGTGGGTATAGACGGCGAATCACGAGGGCGCAGTTTGCTCGAAGGGACACAAACCGCCGAGAACGACGGAGAAACCGAGTTTCTGGCGGAGTATCACGGCCTGACGAACCGCCACCGAATCGCGCTCGGGCGGGACGGATTCGACACTGAACCACTCGATGGAGAGATGCATGCGCTGATTGCTCCCGATTACTACGGGTGGGAAGCGCTGGACGGATTTCACGAACTCGGCGAAATAGACAAGCCACGGGAGCGAATCGAATCCCTCGTGGACGAACTCGACAAACGGGTCATCGAAAACGACGTGGCCGTCTCGGAGTCGGTTGAAGCTCAACTGCGCGATTTAGGCTACGCATGA
- a CDS encoding lipopolysaccharide biosynthesis protein has protein sequence MSEADGISLSRETFGGTAAQFTMAAVGFAGTVIFARWLGPATFGGVYLLFAVAKIADRPMNGWSLAAKKRLSESDSLRPPAFGAQLLFNAFWVALAVLAVLVAGDALRAYTGLALAPVLLVLLLATESMYETIESLVQGRGRISAATWNDTLRSVLTLPLQLWFVALPGIAGAGMVYGLAVASALTLPVIALFVSARPAIPSRTFLRSLGDYARYSVPTSVLGTTYDRLDVLLLGFLLGSASAGFYEVAWKLTLPAVFVADVAGRGLMATVSARHARSGDGEGNENENGNESGNRNERGIGRDVSNTIAYAGILAVPIFFGSLALAESLVVTVYGPDFRNAAPLLIGLAGYRVVRSQSGPLVQAINGLDRPDVAMRLSAVAVAVNLVLGVLLTLRLGPIGVVIATIVAETLVYLGGFHFLRQTVSGLVPISRPMVEQVGAGLAMFAVVSTARASISVQSWVDLGVLVSVGGVVYVGLLLAVSPGVRHTLEEAVRGSFPSL, from the coding sequence ATGAGCGAGGCCGACGGAATCAGCCTTAGCAGGGAGACGTTCGGCGGAACCGCCGCCCAGTTCACGATGGCGGCCGTCGGTTTCGCCGGAACCGTCATCTTCGCTCGATGGCTCGGCCCCGCGACGTTCGGCGGCGTCTACCTGCTGTTCGCGGTAGCGAAAATCGCCGACAGACCGATGAACGGGTGGTCGCTCGCCGCGAAAAAGCGACTCTCCGAATCCGATTCGCTTCGACCACCTGCGTTCGGGGCGCAACTGTTGTTCAACGCGTTCTGGGTTGCACTCGCCGTTCTTGCCGTTCTGGTGGCCGGTGACGCTCTGCGAGCGTACACCGGCCTCGCACTCGCGCCCGTTTTGCTCGTCCTCTTGCTGGCGACCGAATCGATGTACGAAACTATCGAGAGCCTCGTCCAAGGACGGGGACGAATCAGCGCCGCGACGTGGAACGACACTCTCCGGTCGGTGCTGACACTGCCGCTTCAACTCTGGTTCGTCGCGCTTCCCGGAATCGCCGGGGCGGGGATGGTGTACGGCCTCGCCGTCGCATCGGCACTCACGCTTCCGGTAATCGCGCTGTTCGTCTCGGCACGACCCGCGATTCCTTCCCGGACATTCCTCCGAAGTCTCGGTGACTACGCACGATACAGCGTTCCGACGAGCGTGCTCGGGACGACCTACGACCGCCTCGACGTGCTCCTGCTCGGATTTCTGCTCGGTTCGGCCTCGGCGGGGTTCTACGAAGTGGCGTGGAAACTCACGCTTCCGGCGGTGTTCGTCGCCGACGTTGCAGGACGCGGACTGATGGCGACCGTGAGCGCCCGTCACGCTCGCAGCGGGGATGGTGAAGGGAATGAGAACGAGAATGGAAACGAGAGCGGAAACAGAAACGAACGCGGTATCGGACGCGACGTGTCGAACACAATCGCCTACGCCGGAATCCTCGCGGTTCCGATTTTCTTCGGGTCGCTCGCGCTCGCCGAATCGCTCGTCGTGACCGTTTACGGCCCCGACTTCCGAAACGCTGCACCCTTGCTAATCGGACTCGCCGGATACCGCGTCGTCCGGAGCCAAAGCGGCCCGCTCGTGCAAGCCATCAACGGACTCGATAGGCCGGACGTGGCAATGCGACTGTCGGCGGTTGCGGTCGCGGTAAACCTCGTACTGGGCGTTCTGCTGACGCTCCGACTCGGCCCGATCGGCGTTGTGATTGCGACGATTGTCGCGGAAACGCTCGTGTATCTCGGTGGTTTCCACTTTCTCCGACAGACGGTTTCGGGACTCGTTCCGATTTCGCGCCCGATGGTCGAACAGGTCGGTGCGGGCCTCGCCATGTTCGCCGTCGTCTCGACGGCACGCGCTTCGATTTCCGTCCAGTCGTGGGTAGACCTCGGGGTGCTGGTTTCGGTCGGCGGTGTCGTCTACGTCGGCCTCCTTCTGGCCGTCAGTCCGGGTGTCCGGCACACCCTCGAAGAAGCGGTTCGCGGGTCGTTCCCGTCACTCTAA
- a CDS encoding PAS domain-containing response regulator, which yields MTVSICVLLVDDEPDLANMTSLFLQREHDAIETRTETNPVDALSRLETERFDCVISDYDMPEMNGLELLSAIRDSHSELPFVLFTGKGSEEIASEAISAGVTGYLQKETGTDQYTVLANVVENAVEKYRAERALREEQAFTESALNSLSDIFYAVDSDYEFLRWNDTIGDETGYSDDDIAEMRLTDLVADDVAADLDSIFAAETGVFETCLRTSDGDTIPYEFRGATFTDSDGTVGICGVGRDITERQCREEELRRSERRFEAIFNDPFSFIGLLETDGTVMQVNQTALDAIDGDVEQVEGKPFWETPWWNVSTAVQDELRDRIADARDGKFVHFRAENRTAESDSLVLDVSIRPVRGESGAVETLIAEGRSVERLKERVEDLE from the coding sequence ATGACGGTGTCCATCTGCGTCCTTCTGGTTGACGATGAACCAGACCTTGCGAACATGACGTCGCTTTTTCTTCAACGCGAGCATGACGCAATCGAGACGCGGACGGAGACGAACCCTGTCGATGCACTCTCACGCCTCGAAACGGAGCGATTCGACTGCGTCATCAGTGATTACGACATGCCTGAGATGAACGGACTGGAACTGCTCTCTGCAATCCGTGATTCGCACTCTGAACTGCCGTTCGTCCTCTTTACGGGCAAGGGAAGCGAGGAAATCGCCAGCGAGGCGATTTCCGCGGGCGTCACCGGCTATCTCCAGAAGGAAACGGGCACCGACCAGTACACCGTCCTCGCAAACGTCGTCGAGAATGCGGTAGAAAAGTATCGCGCGGAGCGCGCACTCAGGGAAGAACAGGCGTTCACCGAAAGTGCGCTCAACTCGCTTTCCGACATCTTCTACGCGGTCGATTCAGACTACGAATTTCTCCGCTGGAACGACACGATCGGCGACGAAACCGGCTATTCCGACGACGACATCGCGGAAATGCGACTGACCGATTTGGTGGCCGACGACGTTGCTGCCGATCTGGATTCGATTTTCGCGGCTGAAACCGGCGTGTTCGAAACGTGTCTGCGAACCAGCGACGGAGACACCATCCCCTACGAATTTCGCGGCGCGACGTTCACCGACAGCGACGGCACGGTTGGTATCTGTGGCGTGGGCCGGGACATAACCGAGCGACAGTGCCGGGAAGAAGAACTCAGGCGAAGCGAACGCCGGTTCGAAGCCATTTTTAACGACCCGTTTTCCTTCATCGGACTCCTCGAAACCGACGGGACGGTCATGCAGGTGAACCAAACCGCCCTCGACGCTATCGACGGCGACGTGGAACAGGTCGAAGGGAAACCGTTCTGGGAGACGCCGTGGTGGAACGTTTCGACCGCCGTCCAAGACGAACTCCGTGACCGAATCGCCGACGCGAGAGATGGGAAGTTCGTCCACTTCCGCGCCGAAAACCGAACTGCTGAGTCGGATTCCCTCGTCCTCGACGTTTCGATTCGCCCCGTCCGCGGCGAATCGGGTGCGGTGGAGACGCTCATCGCCGAGGGACGAAGCGTCGAGCGTCTCAAAGAGCGAGTCGAGGACTTAGAGTGA
- a CDS encoding FlaD/FlaE family flagellar protein — protein sequence MTIKPSDYDLRELRRMADEDEPPLDLSADDGQTAEDIFRLSQREELMKLQTQFLASGSLPEKPYLTLLPTRYGAEVIVFEWLDFLIEKAGFENSSNALSYYEEIGWLSEPACEALQSYMYGFSEVDRFGSDGPADLDTNDHVLSLVYIARLATL from the coding sequence ATGACTATCAAACCCTCCGACTACGACCTGCGGGAACTTCGCAGGATGGCGGACGAGGACGAGCCGCCGCTCGACCTCTCCGCGGACGACGGACAGACTGCGGAAGACATCTTTCGGCTAAGCCAGCGTGAAGAGCTGATGAAACTGCAAACGCAGTTTCTCGCGTCCGGTTCGCTTCCCGAAAAGCCCTACCTGACCTTGCTCCCGACCAGATACGGTGCCGAGGTCATCGTCTTCGAATGGCTCGATTTCCTCATCGAGAAGGCCGGATTCGAGAACAGTTCCAACGCGCTTTCGTACTACGAGGAAATCGGCTGGTTGAGCGAACCGGCCTGTGAAGCCTTGCAGTCGTACATGTACGGCTTTTCGGAGGTAGACCGATTCGGTTCCGACGGCCCTGCCGACCTCGACACGAACGACCACGTGTTGAGTTTGGTGTACATCGCGCGACTCGCCACGCTGTAG
- the leuS gene encoding leucine--tRNA ligase, translating to MSEEGYDHATIEQRWQTAWAEEDAYRTPDDAEHPTYVLGMFPYPSGKLHMGHVRNYTITDSYARYRRMQGDDVLHPMGWDSFGLPAENAAKERDTDPREWTMDCIDTMRDQMKSMGFGYDWEREVTTCTPEYYQWNQWLFQQFHDEGLVDRRAAEVNWCPSCETVLADEQVEGEDEHCWRCGTIVEQRELDQWTLAITEYADELLEAIDELKGWPNSVRQMQRNWIGRQEGTTLEFSIEDHGPVEAFTTRVDTIFGAAFFALAPDHPISQAVAEDDESVRRFIEEEADPDGDEPNGVETGLTATNPANGDEIPVFVADFVLSDVGTGALMGVPGHDDRDHVFASKMGVEITPVIAPEPEEGKSKNGESDPEAPDVSEGAYTEDGVLVNSGDYSGLKSEEARELLTADIDSARFHTQYRLRDWLISRQRYWGTPIPAIHCDDCGPVMVPEEDLPVELPEFINTTGNPLDAAEEWKHVECPECGADAVRETDTMDTFVDSSWYFLRYISPDAEDAPFETGKADDWMPVDQYVGGIEHAVMHLLYARFVTKAIADLGMLKHREPFTNYLAQGMVLLDGKKMSKSKGNTVSPQRISAEYGADTARLFMMQAAQPERDFDWSEEGVRSTNRFLARFKNVVDSFDAESADGEDDSVAEYVRNEIDATIAVATGQYDALMFNTALREVQDLVDTLRTYADYTDVHAPTFGRGLTVATRLLAPVAPHIAEELYDELGYDEFVVDADWPTPETETEDTVERRQLIENTREDVRDIIDVAGISDPERIDVVVTPEWKYRALELAMDSDADNLISELMQEQEIREQGDAAASYGQDLQATRESLTPTLTPEREYEVLQQTAWLIEREFDAPIRVMTSSDADEGTVRKAEPGRPAIDILE from the coding sequence ATGTCTGAGGAGGGATACGACCATGCGACTATCGAACAGCGCTGGCAAACGGCGTGGGCCGAGGAGGATGCCTATCGGACGCCGGACGACGCGGAGCACCCTACCTATGTCTTGGGAATGTTTCCGTACCCGTCCGGAAAGCTCCACATGGGCCACGTCCGAAACTACACGATAACTGATTCCTACGCCCGATACCGCCGGATGCAGGGGGACGACGTACTGCATCCGATGGGGTGGGACTCCTTTGGCCTTCCCGCAGAAAACGCCGCGAAGGAGCGCGACACCGACCCCCGTGAGTGGACGATGGACTGCATCGACACGATGCGCGACCAGATGAAGTCGATGGGGTTCGGCTACGACTGGGAGCGCGAGGTGACGACCTGCACGCCGGAATACTACCAGTGGAACCAATGGTTGTTCCAGCAGTTCCACGACGAAGGTCTCGTAGACCGACGCGCCGCCGAAGTGAACTGGTGTCCTTCCTGTGAAACCGTGCTGGCGGACGAACAGGTCGAAGGCGAGGACGAACACTGCTGGCGTTGCGGGACGATAGTCGAGCAACGCGAGTTAGACCAGTGGACGCTAGCCATCACGGAGTACGCAGACGAACTGCTCGAAGCGATAGACGAGTTAAAGGGCTGGCCGAACAGCGTTCGCCAGATGCAACGCAATTGGATTGGCCGACAGGAAGGAACCACGCTGGAGTTCTCCATTGAAGATCACGGCCCCGTGGAAGCGTTTACGACCCGCGTGGACACGATTTTTGGCGCGGCGTTCTTCGCGCTGGCTCCCGACCATCCAATCTCGCAGGCGGTGGCCGAGGACGACGAGAGCGTTCGCCGATTCATCGAGGAAGAGGCCGACCCGGACGGAGACGAACCGAACGGCGTCGAAACCGGTCTGACCGCGACGAATCCCGCAAACGGCGACGAAATCCCGGTGTTCGTCGCGGACTTCGTCCTCTCGGATGTCGGGACGGGCGCGCTGATGGGCGTCCCCGGACACGACGACCGCGACCACGTATTCGCCTCGAAGATGGGCGTCGAAATTACGCCCGTCATTGCCCCCGAACCGGAGGAAGGCAAGTCGAAAAACGGCGAATCCGACCCCGAAGCACCCGATGTGAGCGAGGGTGCGTACACCGAGGACGGCGTCTTGGTGAACAGCGGGGACTATTCCGGACTGAAAAGCGAGGAGGCCCGCGAATTGCTGACCGCGGACATCGACTCCGCACGATTCCACACGCAGTACCGCCTGCGCGATTGGCTCATCTCCCGACAGCGATACTGGGGAACGCCGATTCCCGCGATTCACTGCGACGACTGTGGCCCGGTCATGGTTCCCGAGGAAGACCTGCCGGTCGAACTGCCGGAGTTCATCAACACGACGGGGAACCCGCTTGACGCCGCAGAAGAGTGGAAACACGTCGAGTGTCCCGAATGTGGCGCGGACGCCGTCCGCGAGACGGACACGATGGACACCTTCGTTGACTCCTCGTGGTACTTCCTGCGGTACATCTCGCCGGACGCAGAGGATGCACCGTTCGAAACCGGGAAGGCGGACGACTGGATGCCCGTTGACCAGTACGTCGGCGGCATCGAACACGCCGTGATGCACCTGCTGTACGCTCGGTTCGTCACGAAAGCAATTGCCGATTTGGGCATGTTAAAGCACCGCGAGCCGTTTACGAACTATCTTGCGCAGGGGATGGTACTCTTAGACGGCAAGAAGATGTCCAAGTCGAAGGGGAACACGGTGTCCCCACAGCGGATTTCCGCAGAGTATGGCGCGGACACGGCGCGCCTGTTCATGATGCAGGCCGCCCAACCGGAACGGGATTTCGACTGGTCGGAGGAGGGGGTTCGTTCCACGAACCGCTTCCTCGCGCGATTCAAGAACGTGGTCGATAGCTTCGACGCTGAATCGGCAGACGGCGAAGACGATTCCGTCGCGGAGTACGTTCGCAACGAAATCGACGCGACGATTGCCGTCGCAACGGGGCAGTACGACGCGCTGATGTTCAACACCGCACTGCGCGAAGTCCAAGACCTTGTGGATACGCTGCGTACCTACGCGGATTACACCGATGTCCACGCGCCGACCTTCGGGCGCGGCCTGACGGTTGCGACTCGACTGCTGGCCCCGGTTGCGCCGCACATCGCGGAGGAACTGTACGACGAACTCGGCTACGACGAGTTCGTCGTTGACGCCGACTGGCCGACTCCGGAAACGGAAACCGAGGATACGGTAGAGCGCCGTCAACTGATAGAGAACACCCGAGAGGACGTGCGCGACATCATCGACGTCGCGGGTATTTCCGATCCCGAGCGAATCGACGTGGTGGTCACGCCGGAGTGGAAGTATCGCGCCCTCGAATTAGCGATGGACAGCGACGCGGACAACCTCATCTCCGAACTGATGCAAGAACAGGAAATCCGCGAACAGGGTGACGCCGCGGCCTCCTACGGCCAAGACCTGCAAGCGACCCGCGAATCGCTGACTCCGACGCTCACGCCGGAACGCGAGTACGAGGTGTTACAGCAGACCGCGTGGCTCATCGAACGCGAGTTCGACGCCCCTATAAGAGTGATGACAAGTTCGGACGCCGACGAGGGGACAGTTCGGAAGGCGGAACCCGGTCGTCCCGCCATCGACATTCTGGAATAG
- a CDS encoding HEAT repeat domain-containing protein translates to MDDSTHTTDYFLGLIEQNSHDEAREYVQRVETAPTEERKATVQALRSLADDDPSALKPLVPTLSEFLTDDERSVRLTTAKLLVAIAETEPDAVVPVVSTLGERLADDEEFYYVRARSAEALGYVAREHPETVASPAVVADLHVGLSFDESAVKKKLAKALEHIALGDPTRLKHQVSTLATHLDDESELVRYHLCTVVVVVGCESPESVADATDSLVAQLDDESAHVRGRAVEALGVLARADTEKDSLPASFFEEFEERQEDDEPFTRHRERFALGAINEVATADEKGDGIGTVEGVRATTSDAVAEITASDDECPHCGLALPEQSPPMCPRCGGPH, encoded by the coding sequence ATGGACGATTCGACACACACCACTGATTATTTCCTCGGACTCATCGAGCAGAACAGCCACGACGAGGCGAGAGAGTATGTACAACGAGTCGAAACGGCACCGACCGAGGAGCGAAAAGCGACGGTACAGGCGCTCCGTTCGCTCGCGGACGACGACCCATCCGCATTGAAACCGCTCGTCCCGACGCTTTCAGAGTTTCTCACTGACGACGAGCGGTCGGTTCGCCTGACCACGGCGAAACTGCTCGTCGCTATCGCCGAAACCGAACCGGACGCTGTCGTTCCGGTGGTGTCTACACTCGGTGAACGGCTTGCCGACGACGAGGAGTTCTACTACGTTCGCGCTCGCTCCGCGGAGGCGCTCGGCTACGTCGCACGCGAGCATCCCGAGACAGTTGCATCCCCAGCAGTCGTGGCGGACTTGCACGTCGGACTGTCGTTCGACGAATCGGCGGTAAAGAAGAAGTTGGCGAAAGCACTCGAACACATCGCGCTGGGCGACCCGACTCGGCTGAAACATCAGGTATCGACCCTCGCAACCCACCTCGATGACGAAAGCGAACTCGTTCGGTATCACCTCTGTACGGTGGTCGTGGTCGTCGGGTGCGAGTCTCCCGAATCAGTCGCTGACGCGACTGATTCGCTCGTGGCGCAATTGGACGACGAAAGCGCCCACGTCCGCGGACGGGCCGTCGAAGCACTCGGCGTACTCGCCCGTGCAGATACCGAAAAAGATTCGCTTCCAGCGTCGTTTTTCGAGGAGTTCGAAGAACGGCAGGAAGATGACGAACCGTTCACCCGTCACCGAGAGCGGTTCGCCCTCGGAGCGATCAACGAGGTGGCTACGGCCGATGAAAAAGGAGACGGGATAGGAACGGTCGAAGGAGTTCGTGCGACGACCAGCGACGCGGTTGCCGAAATCACCGCGTCGGACGACGAGTGTCCCCACTGCGGACTTGCACTTCCGGAACAGTCCCCGCCGATGTGTCCACGTTGCGGCGGGCCGCACTGA
- a CDS encoding ABC transporter substrate-binding protein yields MVRDTINHEAPTRREYVKYGGAVLGGSFLAGCTSDSGTEATSATTDTAASNDQSETGRDASHAVSMEPVGRVTFDSVPKQWVAYGGGYADMGVALGKADGMTGIGGVDRYYTAVYDELPGVSVNRQTLENNDLGEAGMSKEMFYELDNDVHVMDPQMLVNWFDWSETDVEEITTNVGPFVGNLIFRREDDWHDYRYYTLYEAFEKIAQLFGEGGRYRAFKTLHDEFIADIQSQLPPKDDRPNVLLVYEGSNEPEKFSPYRLNDKGTSKKQWRDLGVTDALGSTGIDGISTTDRGRIDYETMLEIDPDVILLRAHERQSATEFRNTVLEFMRNHPVASRLTAVKNGRVYRGGSLYQGPIHNLFLTERGAKQLYPEVFGEVTEDNQLFDRQRVADIVNGEF; encoded by the coding sequence ATGGTCAGAGACACCATAAACCACGAAGCGCCGACACGCAGGGAGTACGTCAAGTACGGCGGTGCGGTACTCGGCGGAAGTTTTCTTGCCGGGTGTACGAGCGACTCAGGGACGGAGGCAACATCGGCGACAACCGACACGGCGGCCTCGAACGACCAATCTGAAACTGGTCGGGACGCTTCTCACGCGGTTTCCATGGAACCAGTCGGCCGGGTCACGTTCGATTCGGTTCCCAAACAGTGGGTCGCATACGGCGGCGGCTACGCCGACATGGGCGTCGCGCTCGGCAAAGCGGACGGTATGACCGGCATCGGCGGCGTAGACCGCTATTACACCGCCGTGTACGACGAACTTCCCGGTGTGAGCGTCAACCGCCAGACGCTCGAAAACAACGACTTGGGCGAGGCTGGCATGTCCAAGGAGATGTTCTACGAACTCGACAACGACGTCCACGTCATGGATCCGCAGATGCTCGTCAACTGGTTCGATTGGAGCGAAACGGACGTCGAAGAAATCACGACGAACGTCGGCCCGTTCGTCGGCAACCTAATTTTCCGACGGGAAGACGACTGGCACGATTACCGATACTACACCCTCTACGAAGCATTCGAGAAAATCGCACAACTGTTCGGAGAAGGGGGACGGTATCGAGCGTTCAAAACGCTTCACGACGAGTTCATTGCAGACATCCAAAGCCAACTTCCGCCAAAAGACGACCGACCAAACGTCTTGCTCGTCTACGAAGGAAGCAATGAACCGGAGAAGTTCTCGCCGTATCGCCTCAACGACAAGGGAACGAGCAAGAAACAGTGGCGCGACCTCGGCGTCACCGACGCGCTCGGAAGCACCGGTATCGATGGTATCAGCACCACAGACCGCGGGCGAATCGATTACGAGACGATGCTGGAAATCGACCCCGACGTGATACTCCTGCGCGCCCACGAGCGACAGTCCGCCACCGAGTTCCGAAACACGGTTCTCGAATTTATGCGAAACCATCCGGTTGCGAGTCGGTTGACAGCCGTGAAAAACGGCCGCGTCTACCGCGGCGGCTCCCTCTATCAAGGGCCGATTCACAACCTCTTTCTGACCGAACGGGGAGCAAAGCAGTTGTATCCCGAGGTTTTCGGGGAAGTGACGGAAGACAACCAGCTATTCGACCGCCAACGGGTTGCAGACATCGTGAACGGGGAGTTCTGA
- the cca gene encoding CCA tRNA nucleotidyltransferase, giving the protein MERFEQVVAEVRKQVEPDGDERERLQQVARSLAERAENAIADLPVEADVIQVGSTARGTWTSGDRDIDLFVRFPPELDRETLESYGLQIGHEVLPGGHEEFAEHPYVKGEFEGFDVDLVPCYRVESATKIQSAVDRTPFHTQYLEARLDDELAGEVLLFKQFLKGIGAYGSDLRTEGFSGYLAELLVLEYGGFRALLEAVADWHPPVRFDPEDHGTETFGDPLVVIDPTDPERNVAAVLSPENFARLQHYARDLLANPRESLFFADSPDPLTSSEVSEFVADRGTTPVAIRFDAPDVVEDQLYPQLQKSLSGVADALSRRGFELLRADLFADETAVLFFELSVPERPAIERHDGPPVHVRAHATGFYEKYDADDSYGPFIDGDRYAVERKREFTTAIGFLESDSVFDAALGVHVEKTMRRGYEVLSGGEIGELAEEFGRELARYFAPKP; this is encoded by the coding sequence ATGGAACGCTTCGAGCAGGTCGTCGCGGAAGTCCGCAAGCAAGTCGAGCCGGACGGCGACGAGCGCGAACGGCTTCAGCAGGTCGCCCGGTCGTTGGCCGAACGAGCGGAAAACGCGATCGCCGACCTGCCGGTCGAGGCCGACGTGATACAGGTGGGAAGCACCGCCCGCGGAACGTGGACGAGCGGCGACCGAGATATCGACCTGTTCGTTCGATTTCCGCCGGAACTCGACCGCGAGACGCTGGAATCGTACGGACTGCAAATCGGCCACGAAGTCCTGCCGGGGGGTCACGAGGAGTTCGCGGAACATCCCTACGTCAAGGGTGAATTCGAGGGGTTCGACGTTGACCTCGTTCCCTGCTATCGCGTCGAATCGGCGACGAAAATCCAGTCGGCGGTTGACCGCACGCCGTTTCACACCCAATACCTCGAAGCGCGATTGGACGACGAACTGGCGGGCGAAGTCCTGCTGTTCAAGCAGTTTTTGAAAGGAATCGGGGCATACGGAAGCGACCTCCGCACGGAGGGGTTTTCAGGCTATCTGGCAGAACTGCTCGTCCTCGAATACGGCGGTTTTCGGGCATTGCTCGAAGCGGTCGCGGACTGGCACCCGCCAGTTCGCTTCGACCCGGAAGACCACGGCACGGAAACGTTCGGCGACCCGCTGGTGGTCATCGACCCGACTGACCCGGAGCGTAACGTCGCCGCGGTTCTCTCGCCGGAGAATTTCGCCCGACTCCAGCATTATGCACGCGACTTGCTCGCCAATCCGCGCGAATCGCTCTTTTTCGCCGATTCTCCCGACCCACTCACGTCCAGCGAGGTGAGCGAGTTCGTTGCTGATCGCGGAACCACACCGGTTGCGATTCGATTCGATGCGCCGGACGTAGTCGAAGACCAACTGTATCCGCAACTACAGAAATCGCTTTCCGGGGTTGCTGACGCGCTTTCCCGCCGTGGATTCGAACTCCTTCGAGCGGACTTGTTCGCGGACGAAACCGCGGTGCTGTTTTTCGAACTGTCCGTGCCCGAGCGTCCGGCAATCGAGCGTCACGACGGCCCGCCGGTTCACGTCCGCGCGCACGCGACCGGATTTTACGAGAAGTACGACGCCGACGATTCGTATGGCCCGTTCATCGACGGCGACCGCTACGCGGTCGAGCGAAAGCGGGAGTTCACGACGGCAATCGGGTTTCTGGAGAGTGATTCGGTCTTCGACGCCGCACTCGGCGTCCACGTCGAGAAGACGATGCGACGCGGATACGAGGTGCTTTCCGGCGGCGAAATCGGAGAACTCGCCGAGGAGTTCGGACGTGAACTCGCGCGGTATTTCGCCCCGAAACCGTAA